From a region of the Drosophila virilis strain 15010-1051.87 chromosome 3, Dvir_AGI_RSII-ME, whole genome shotgun sequence genome:
- the LOC116650815 gene encoding uncharacterized protein, giving the protein MRLLLPLLAAVLAAVGVHADVSHLDTDLQEDGYHYKQPSQPFPPPPTGNGIEDSGVIPGPAPSAPAPSYGPPQTQPPRPQPQPVPTAPSPSYGPPQTQPPRPQPQPIPTAPGPSYGPPQTQPPRPQPTAPAPSYGPPQTQPPRPQPQPQPQPTAPGPSYGPPQTQPPRPQPQPQPQPSAPGPSYGPPQTPPSPAGPEYLPPDQPQQPKPRPVPQRPTPPAPQPSYGPPPTQPQPQPPRPQPPSPPAPRPQQPAAEYLPPAGPSAPPTYQPRPPQPPAGPPAGPPTYQPRPPAPPAPPAPTPGYVPPPAQPTYQPRPPPPAGPPAPPTYQPRPQQPPAPPAPTQSYGPPPSSPPAPPTYQPRPPAPPAPPAPTSEYGPPPSSPPAPPTYQPRPPSPPGPPAQSYPEPQPTDAGSLGPDGYNYNKPANPFTY; this is encoded by the exons ATG CGCCTTTTACTGCCTTTGTTGGCGGCGGTGCTCGCTGCGGTTGGCGTCCATGCGGATGTCTCGCATCTGGACACCGATCTGCAGGAGGATGGATATCATTATAAGCAGCCCTCGCAGCCGTTTCCGCCGCCGCCCACGGGCAATGGCATTGAGGACAGCGGCGTGATACCCGGACCGGCTCCTTCGGCGCCGGCGCCTTCGTACGGACCGCCACAGACGCAGCCGCCGCGACCACAGCCGCAACCTGTTCCCACGGCTCCGTCCCCTTCATACGGGCCACCTCAGACGCAGCCGCCGCGACCACAGCCACAACCGATACCCACCGCACCCGGACCATCTTATGGACCGCCGCAAACGCAGCCACCGCGTCCTCAGCCCACGGCTCCGGCTCCTTCATACGGTCCGCCACAAACTCAACCGCCACGACCGCAGCCACaaccgcagccgcagcccaCAGCTCCCGGACCTTCCTATGGACCACCGCAGACTCAACCACCGCgtccgcagccgcagccgcagccacagcccTCAGCTCCTGGACCTTCTTATGGACCACCCCAGACTCCGCCGTCGCCAGCTGGTCCGGAATACTTGCCGCCCGatcagccgcagcagcccAAGCCGCGCCCCGTTCCCCAACGTCCAACTCCACCAGCACCCCAGCCTTCGTATGGCCCGCCACCAACGCAGCCACAACCGCAGCCACCACGTCCCCAGCCTCCTAGTCCTCCGGCACCGCGTCCACAGCAGCCGGCCGCAGAGTATTTGCCGCCTGCTGGTCCTTCCGCACCGCCCACCTATCAGCCACGCCCTCCACAACCACCAGCTGGACCACCAGCTGGACCGCCCACCTATCAGCCACGTCCGCCAGCACCGCCTGCACCACCAGCACCTACTCCCGGCTATGTGCCACCACCTGCACAGCCTACTTACCAGCCTCGTCCACCACCACCAGCTGGCCCGCCAGCACCGCCGACATACCAGCCACGGCCACAGCAACCACCGGCTCCTCCGGCACCTACTCAAAGCTATGGTCCTCCTCCTTCTAGTCCGCCCGCACCGCCCACCTACCAGCCACGCCCTCCAGCACCACCCGCACCGCCAGCACCGACCTCTGAGTATGGACCACCGCCCTCTAGCCCACCCGCACCGCCCACCTATCAGCCGCGCCCACCCTCACCGCCTGGCCCACCCGCGCAATCCTATCCAGAGCCACAGCCGACGGATGCCGGCTCGTTGGGTCCGGATggctacaactacaacaaaccCGCCAATCCGTTTACCTACTAA
- the nAChRbeta1 gene encoding acetylcholine receptor subunit beta-like 1 isoform X2, producing MKSNVWLRLVWYDYQLQWDEADYGGIGVLRLPPDKVWKPDIVLFNNADGNYEVRYKSNVLIYPTGEVLWVPPAIYQSSCTIDVTYFPFDQQTCIMKFGSWTFNGDQVSLALYNNKNFVDLSDYWKSGTWDIIEVPAYLNVYEGDSNHPTETDITFYIIIRRKTLFYTVNLILPTVLISFLCVLVFYLPAEAGEKVTLGISILLSLVVFLLLVSKILPPTSLVLPLIAKYLLFTFIMNTVSILVTVIIINWNFRGPRTHRMPMWIRSVFLHYLPAFLLMKRPRKTRLRWMMEMPGMSMPAHPHPSYGSPAELPKHISAIGGKQSKMEVMELSDLHHPNCKINRKVNSGAELGLGDGCRRESESSDSILLSPEASKATEAVEFIAEHLRNEDLYIQTREDWKYVAMVIDRLQLYIFFIVTTAGTIGILMDAPHIFEYVDQDRIIEIYRGK from the exons CGCCGATGGCAATTACGAGGTGCGCTACAAGTCGAACGTACTCATCTATCCCACGGGCGAGGTGCTCTGGGTGCCGCCGGCCATTTATCAGAGCTCCTGCACAATTGATGTCACCTATTTTCCGTTCGATCAGCAGACGTGCATCATGAAATTCGGCTCCTGGACGTTTAATGGTGATCAGGTCTCGCTGGCGctctacaacaacaagaactttGTCGATCTGTCCGATTACTGGAAATCGGGCACCTGGGATATAATCGAAGTGCCCGCCTATCTCAACGTATACGAGGGCGACAGCAATCATCCAACCGAAACGGACATCACCTTTTACATAATAATACGACGCAAAACCCTGTTCTACACGGTCAACTTGATTTTGCCCACGGTGCTGATCTCATTTCTCTGCGTGCTCGTCTTCTATCTGCCCGCCGAGGCTGGCGAAAAG GTCACGCTGGGCATTAGCATTCTGCTGTCACTGGTTGTGTTCCTGTTGCTCGTGTCGAAGATTCTGCCGCCGACATCGCTGGTGTTGCCGCTGATTGCCAAGTATCTACTCTTTACGTTCATTATGAACACGGTCTCCATTCTGGTCACGGTCATAATTATCAATTGGAACTTCCGTGGGCCGCGCACACATCGCATGCCCATGTGGATACGTTCCGTCTTCCTGCACTATTTGCCCGCCTTTCTGCTGATGAAGAGGCCGCGCAAGACACGCCTCCGCTGGATGATGGAAATGCCCGGGATGAGCATGCCCGCGCATCCGCATCCTTCGTACGGCTCGCCAGCCGAGCTGCCCAAGCATATCAGCGCAATCGGCGGCAAGCAATCCAAAATGGAGGTCATGGAGCTGTCGGATCTGCATCATCCCAACTGCAAGATCAATCGCAAGGTGAACAGCGGTGCCGAGCTGGGCCTGGGCGACGGCTGCCGTCGCGAAAGCGAATCCTCCGACTCCATATTGCTGTCCCCCGAAGCCAGCAAGGCCACCGAGGCGGTCGAGTTCATAGCCGAGCATCTGCGTAACGAAGATCTCTACATACAG ACTCGCGAGGATTGGAAGTACGTGGCCATGGTCATTGATCGCCTGCAGCtgtacattttctttattgtgACCACGGCCGGCACGATTGGCATTCTGATGGATGCGCCACATATCTTCGAGTATGTCGACCAGGATCGCATCATCGAGATTTATCGCGGCAAGTAG